The genomic segment TACTTTCACTATCCATTCCCATCGATTGATTTGCTTCGGTGCTCCATACATTTTTAAGAAGCTCATCAAGGTTCATGCTACACAAGGGCTTCCCTAAGTTTCCCATTTGGTTTTCAACTTCGTTGAGAGTGAGGTTATACCACGAGGTTTGCCTCATCAATTGACACGGCTGCATATGAGATTGTTGGCCATTGCTTTGCGATGCCATCGTTTGAACCCCCATTCACCATCAAACTCTTAACCCCAAACCTAtctccacattaaaaaaaagaaaaggaaaaaaaaaggcaaaacccAAAGTCACTAAACAActcccaaaaaccctaaaacactTATCATCTTAATATCCTCCATTTTTCCATCTAGAAAGTAATCCCACTGcccttcaaaaaataaaaaacactcatGAATCTGCTAAGCTAACCCATAAAAcctaccaattcaaaaaacgcaTTTTTTTTCGTTAAGCCTCGAAACTTTAACTTTGAAAAGCAGCATTTACTAATGCAATCCCATAAAtgaatagctaaaaaaaaactcattaaaaacaacaacaaaaacccacTTTTTAAATCCCAAAtgctcctctcctctcctctccagTTCCAAGAAGGGAAACCCagaatttaaatattcaaaGAAATACCCAAAACACAAACTTTCCAGtagatttttcattttcatattttttccctCCTTTTTCTCGCAAACCAAACAAGGGTTTAACTTTCCTCAACAAGAGAATAAATCACTCACATCAATCATACAATCAATCAACCGCGTagaaactaaaactaaaaataattataataatacctGGAGGAAAAGGATTTAGTACTTCAGATGATCTGGGTGGCACTCTGAATCAGAGAAACAGAGGACCTgaacgaggaaaaaaaaatgtttgttttttttgctgaGACTTGTCACGTCAGAATTCCACGTTTCACTTTTGCGTTTTATAGGAACAGACAAAAAAGACACTGTGGGCTTTAGCCACTTGGGctcgttaaaaaaaattcgacattCGACTAGCCTGGCCGAGTCCGATTGGGTTTTATTATTATGGAGAAATTATATTATACACTCATCTCCCATTAATTGTTACAACTCCCTGGCCAGGATGGACTCGCCACTTCAAATTTATTTCGAGTTGAGttttatattgaattatattgagaataaatttaattgattaggtGGATTAACTCACaatcatgttaaaatatattttaattttttaattttttttaaaaccttgtTAAAACTtgatctaatatttaattttttaaaaatatatttttttattttttaaaaaatatatttgaacaatattattttaaattaattcaccTAAATCATTACTCATAACCTGAATCTTAAATCAAATTATGGACCTTAGATCAAATTACAAACGGACCAAGTTTTATAACTTTGCTCACATACTCCTTACACAAACATAGGAGTACATTTTAGTTCTAAGAGTTTATAACAATGTAAAAGGTCCTAGATTGGACAAGAAATGTTGCTACTATATTGTTATTGGTTAATAAGTAtactttcatttcaaaaaaactaCTCGTATATCCTCATTATGCCACAagactttttttatgttaaaaatgatgtttaaatAGCGTAAACacgatttataaaaaaaaatgacttgatttaTAAACTAAATTAGGTTAGAtaagttagttttattttaatcaaatgatcaaaaaacaaataatgatagcaaataaactaaattttaaaaaacaattataacaataatctaggggaaaaattgtaaaaatagaCAAATAATGTAACTCAATTCTCAAACTATTAAAtatagaatgatgaaatttgataaaaaaaaataacaaaaaaactagatAATTCAATCCAAGTTAGCATAATAAATCTGTAACTCGTGAAAGTGAAATAAAGAGCGAGctaactcaggttaacccacTAAAACACAACCAATgtcatgaaattgagataacctagtataaaagaaaacataaaaaattataaagatgaaaaaaaataagtaacagAAAAAGATATCAACAcacgttaacttttcaaacttgtaATCTAGGACATTAAATCGAAAGTATTCTatctagaaaaatcatgaagctcgaTTCCTAgctaatttagttttaaaaggttAACTTGGAAAAGGAATATTAATtacacaagaaaattcaaaacaaaaaaataacaattaaaagaatgtggataaaaaatgaaatacaaaataaattttatttttaattgaatggtggaattttaaagaaaaatcaatttaaaaaaaggcctaaaataatcaaaagaatgaaaaccaaattaaaaaaaattaatatttgacaaattaggattgaatggtgaaattgaaaacaaataaaacttttacaaaataaccaagaataaaaattacaaatccaACGAATaagttgaaataccaacaaTAAATAGGGtcaagttgtaattttcaagggaaaaaagagaaaaaaaaaagaaaaaaaaggtcaacCGACAACAAACTGGACCACCATTGCTTACATACGCCGCACCATTAAGAAGAGAACACGATGACGCTTCCAACGACATAGCGGGAGGACATTTTGGATATCGGGAGGCATCACACATGCCCcaacccttttgtttttatattttttttatatatatttagtcaAATATCGAACTGTCTCTAAGCTaacatgataataacaaaaaacccattgcgaaaataaaaaaaccccttgacattagttttaaatttttttgctttaaaaaacattttggttgtttcactttgttttttatatatatttggtcaaatattaaattgtccttaactaaattaataataataaaaaaatcattgtgaaaatACTAAATTGCTCTTTGatgctaatttttatttgtttacttctaataatattttggttgttttactatatatttaaaaaggaaaaaaaaattattaccccCAACTAATTTAgtaatgaatattataatttgtatgAATATTATAATATGTGTAAACATCTAATGCCCTAAATAGCTACTGGTTGGAAATTAGAACTAAGTCTTTGCCAAAAAGGATATAACTAGACATGACTAATCATTTGGTACCTGTTTGGTTTTTaggtagtttttcttttaaaagcatttttaaaattgtttttttcttgaaaatattaattaaattaatgattttaagtgtttttttatatgttgatattaaaaataaaaattaaattatataaaaaaatcattttaacccTAATAGTAAATTATTAAGGATTGTAGTGGAActtgaataagaaaaatatactaATAAACAAAATCCTAATCATCATTTCACCATAAAAGCATCTTATATGCGGTCAAATTATTATAATcacatttataaaatattattaattgaaattttactgtgtaattttttttagtatttgtttttaattttttttatgttaggtttttatatttatctcatgaatttatttatttgattttattgtttaatattagatttgttggaaattaaactttgtatttttttcaattttctttctatagagttatcctGATATAATAATTCGGGTCATGAGTTTAGTAGGTTGGATGAGTTGACTctaattatttcttttccttttttaattgtgcttcataatgtttttcgatttgttttatatgatattACCTCGATCTAATAACTCGAGTCGTGAGTTTAATAGGTTGCCTGAGTTGActctaattatgtttttttcttttttaattggatatttttaatttgaattcatattttttttatttgctttcaatGGAGTTATTCCTATCTCATGACTGAAATCGTAAATTAAATGGGTTAATTCTAGttgacttaatttattttttgggtgatttttaattgattttttttttaattttacctttcaataactcaattttctttttattttcaattttcttttttaatattaagttatttgAGAACcaggttttatattttttatatcatgacGTCGATCGTAAGTTTAACAGGTTAGCTTaagttgactattttttttttaattttattttatccttaaacattgagttggttgagaattgagctttgtaATTCTCTTGATTTACTTTTCATaaggttatcccgatctcatgactcgggttgCTAGTTTTGCAGGCTAACCCGAGAagcttttttgtcctttttttaatttaatattttttttttaatttcacccttcatcatattaaattgattagaaatttacgtttataatttattttaatttgctttatacAGGGTTATCATAGTTTCATAATCGAGGTCaaagatttgacaagttaacttgagtcaattcaatatattatcTGTCTCAATAGTTGAAAACAAACTTTGACTAATACATCAATGTatcaatatctaaaatatatatatatatcctctaatatttatcatattttgagtttataataattttttattattattataaaacatggtaataatacttaaatatattttatattaaaaaaattaatcagacTCATAACTAACACAAACCAATAATCTAGTCTAATCTATATAGTGTTGGAGCATTTCTTTTGATCAATCATGTCATCTAGTTTTATTGATCGGTCATGTTATATAAGCTCGTGTCTTTGAGATTCAATTGTTCAATAATTCAAGAGATCCCCTatctatattataaaaaaataatacactcaAGCCTATTTCTAAATTCAATAGAAGCTAGGAGAGATGTACTTGTAAAACACAAGTCCGTTTACTGCTATTCCTAATCTTAAATGGAATGGTAGCAAAGAGGATAATATAGCTTATATAAGAGAACTatgttgtgtgtgtgtttatatatttaattattttactaaaaacaaAGGGATCaaataataacttatttatAAGATGAATCTCAAACAGGGTActtgaaaaggaataaaaatatcaaagtgcTCATGTTAGGGCTTTCAAGACAAAGTGCTTTGTGTTGATACTGTTAATCTGTGTTCAATAGCCATTACTTGTTTGATAAACAAATTGCTAGGAGCACAAAGGCAGCGGTGCCTATCTTCACTCTACCTCCCTTCTTAACTCCACTATCCATGGTGATGCTATGGCTCAGCTCTTGAACGTCTTATTCAGCTCCTCAAATTCTCTCATGGTGCTACCTGCATCTGTGTCCAGCGAGGCTGCAACATAAAAACAGTAGAAGAGATTATTATTTAATGGAACCAAATTACATGCCATGACAGACTTGTTTAATTGATTCCAGCTTATTAGAAAATGCAATGCAACAACAGATATCAAGCAGCTGCTTATGAGATGTAGCGTAGAATTCCAAAGGAGGAAAATGCAAATCCATTAAAGACAGAACATCCACAAGCAAATATATTACAAGTGTACACAGAGAATTGAAATGTGCTGCAGAAGTTAACGAACTGATAGGATCTTCTTGTAACACTCTTTTGCTGAAATTGAATCCTTAGCAATTAATTTGAGATTATTGACCAATTTATTTATCCAACAAATGAATACAAGTACGTATTGTTATTATGAACTTGAATCCAGTATCCCCCATTTCCCTGGCGTCCTGTTCCTGTTACGATAACATTCGCAGCAAAAGTCAAATTCTAAAACCTGCAGCATCAATAAATTGAAAGAATGGTTCCAAAATTAAACCTCagtggataaagaaacccacaAAAAGAATCTTTGCAAAGAGCAAGAAATTCAAGAGGATAAAGACGAATCCCTGATAGTAAGATGAGATATCAAGTTACGAATCTTTTCTGGTAAATATTGGACTAGTCCATCTATATAGGCACCAATTAGCCAAGGCTTCATGCATTGCTTGTAGTAATTGAAATACAGCAGCACACCATGGTCCATACATTGTGCCAAAAGAGAATCCTACTTCCACATCACAGAGCACATTCATAATTAAACTAGCCCATCAATCATAGCTCTCCCACAAGCTAATCTCCACATATCCTCCTAACTCTCTCATGATCAATCTACCCCTTTTTGCCATTTTTGCAAAAAATCAATCTCCTCCATAAATTATCACCTTCATTTTATCTCAAATGCCATTTTCCATTTTACACaatgatcaaaacaaaaattcctCCTCCAACTCCAGCCATGTATTGTCAAAAGGCTGACAAAAACAAACTGCTGACAAGAAAATCCAGCAAACAACTTCTACATTTCAAAGCTTTTTCTCCTTGGATTAAGTAAAAAATCCATCTCCTCCTATTCTTCTTCAATCCATAACATTACAGATTTCATAGTATAAACAAAGTTGAGTACAAAAGGCACGATTCTCATTGTGTTTATTAGTTCAACTAGGACCCTAAATTCATACTCTcattgtcaatatatatataaaaacaagtgAATGTGTCCAGACATACACTTTACAGTCACGTCAGTGACAAGTGTCTCATGCACTAATAATGGGGACAACAAATTTACGAAGATTGTCAAAACCTCGAACACTATAGGAGCCAGGTTACACAGAAAGCTGAAAGTAAAATTCATACTGTTATTCTAACTGCACTAAGAAGAGGTAGAAATATCACAAGGATCCACCAGATGTCTCACCTAGCGCCCAAAATAACTCGGCACAGATCCAATGCCAGCCTGAGACCTTGCTGCTGATGCAGAAGGCTGACTCAATTGAGAACTCTGATAAGCACCCAATCCCTGCAAAGCAGCCTGAGAATTATAACTACCAATCATACTGTTGCTTATAGTATTAATCCCATGCTGTGTGGTAAATCCTGCACCCAATCCAATAGAAGGACCAACATTCCCAACTCTGTTCAAAGGCTGCGAAACCCCACCAGGAAACAATGGACTCAACCCTGTCTGATTCAGCATCCCACCTGCACCAACACCTAGACCCAGCACCGGATTCAAAACCCCCAAAGCAGGATTCTGCCCCAAGAAAACTGCACCTGTTGGATTCACACTCTGCCCCACCATTCCCTGGTTCAATAAACCCTGAATTCCCAAATTTCCCTGCACAACTCCTGCATTGTTACCAGAACCAGCACTCGACGCCTCCGCAACATTAGcattaccaccaccaccactgctATTCTTAGTAGATAGTGAGCACTGCAACTTTAAACCTTCAAAAACCTTAACAGGCTCTTCTAATGCCTTCCTAATCCCCTCTAAACTCTTATAAACAATAAAGGCAAAACCCCTAAACTTCCTAGTACTCTTATCAAAACCTGATGGCCCATCTTCAATTTCTCCAAACTGAGCAAAAAAGTCTCTAAGATTCTCCACACTAATCTGCGGACCCACATTCCCTATGTACAATTTCCTCAAACTGACATCAGAGTTATTGTCCTGTTTCTGATTCTGCCCCTTTCCTAAAGACGCCAATTGACACGAAACCGTTCGATTCCCCACCTTTTTTTGTGGCTCTTTAAGCGCTTTCCGCGCAGCAATTCGCGttttaaagagaagaaaaccaTACCCTTTTGAGCGACCTGTAGCCTTATCAGTTACAATCTTGCATTCCTCAATTTCAccgtattttttgaaaactgaGATAAGGGTTTCGTTGTGGGCATCCCAACCGAGTCCGTGAACGAAGATTTTGCGGTGGACTGGGTCAGAATCGACGGAGTTGAAGAGTTCTGTGGCGATACATGGGTCAGTGGAGGCTGCTTCTTTGAGGATTTTGATAAGTAGTTCTTTAGTGAAGGGTTGTAAGATTTTGCTTATGGTTTCTCGTTTAGAATCTtcgctttcttcttcttcggatTCAGATTCAGATTCAgattcctcctcctcttcgGATCCTGAATCCCCTGACTCTGTTTCTGATGAGGaactgtcttcttcttcttcctcctcctcctcctcctcctcctcttcctctaccACTGCTGCTACTTCTTCGGCTTCTGAGGAAGGTGGTGGAGGCTGCGGGGGCTTTTCAATTTTGGGTTGTTTAGAAGAGGATGATTGTTGGGGTTTGGAAGTGGGCTTTCGTTTCTTGACCATTTTTGTTACTGTGCTTTCTGAGAGAGAAAGGAAATAAGGACGGTGCGTTGCGGTGCAGGCAAAGGTAATAGAGGGTTTTGGAATTGGAGAAGACGGTTGACCTGCACTTGGTTTATATCGAGATAAAGTTGAATTTGGGGTTTTgtaaatgttgttttcttttaaaaatatattaaaaatatattttttatattttattaaatttatttttgatattatcatattaaaataatttaaaaaattataatttaaaactaaaaaaataaatattttaaaaaatatagttaagttaaaaaatacaGTTCAGTTTATTTATCATTGTAAATTTGATAAGGCTATCTTagttttttcacaatttttccTGCAATACAATTACTTTATTActcttaaaactaaaataaaaattcactttgGTTTAGTAGCTTTATCTAAACTTTCTTTAACCATGCACAATGTTACTATTTTTAATGCCCTtggaataaaagaaattttttaagttCCGCTTTAGGATATATTCTTGATTTcatattgggtttttttttacaataatgatatatttttagggattgtttgataatttaattaataaataaataataaaaagaaggaaaagttgCTGCCGTTGCCGTGTTCGTGGAACGTGCCATCAAATGAGTCACATTGTTGCTTTTGAGTAACACTTGTGGTGTCTACAGAAgttttcttagtgttttttgATTCACAACGATAAAGTATATCTTCTTAGACGGCACATGTGGTTTAATTCTATATAGTTTGACGACAATtgactttcttcttttctctttctttcatgatttttatgGTTTACTTGCAATATTTCATGACAatctttctatttattttattttgaattgtttttagatttttttttacaatttcatcctcctttgttatatttaagaattatatttttatttttattattttgattgctattttttaacctcagtaagttttaaaattgatttttcttttcattttcatccttcaacattaaattgagcTTCTTAATTGACATCTGGTATAGGATTTAATGGACtgtgaatttgagagattaacATAAGTTTAGGATATTTGTctagattcatttttttttaaaattcatatttttcaatttcataatttgacatttgatttaattatatattgggctccataattttttttttctttgtacatGATTTTTCCCTGCTTTTAAAAACGACTTGCGTTATCTCgggtctttttatatttttttaagcttatgtttttttagttttattattcaacatttgaCGTATTTGGAAAAtgagcttctttttttggtttctatatgatttttcactaattttgaaaatgacatgaattATTTCgagcctttttatttattgttcacTGTTATTTtgtaatcatattttaaattaattcggTTTAATGAATTTAGTCAGGTCAATTACTCGAGTCTTaaatttctctttcttctttaaaaacattGGTTTGAATTGCTTCACAGCTTGGGCTACCGTTCTAAGCTTGctcaagtcaatttttttaattttttttaattgaatgtttttttttcattttagaacttcaatatttggttaatttgaattagggtttctaatttattttgatttggattTCATGGAGTTTTCATGGACTCATGTCGTAGATTGAGAGTTTCATAGGTTAAACATGGTTGTTTCAAGTTAACCTAATGTATTAATGCctcatttagagaaaaaaaaaacaaatatcatctaAAGTattgtcatcttaatattttaaaaatccttCATGCATTATACATTGAACTTTCAACTTCCtagttttacattttttataaggttataaaaaaatgacttgGTTGGCAATATTGTACGAGTTgaatttgtaatatttaacaTAATAGCCTTTAGTAATTAAatggattataataataatcatgtaaatacttagatttttttattaatttttttaggaggATGTTAAGTATTAGCGCTCGTATAAAGTTTagaatgtaaaatatatatttttaaattataatagatAATCACAATTTAAACTAAACTACAAGATCaaacaataatttatcaaaCTATTTCCATGTAACATTATTGAAAACTCatattcattttcttaatttaattagaaatatcattttcaataatgttattaaactaTGCTTGATCCCGTAGGGCTACCTAGTAATCCACATACCTTGTCTCTAGCTTAggtcaagtttttaaaaaaatcaggttaAAGTAGACctgatttgatataaataactCGATAAGTTAATACATGACTTGAGCGAACTATTTCAAAATTAGtttgatgcttttttaaaagaattatcattttaatatttttaaaaagacattgaaacaacaataatttgaaatgatttagatcaatttaatttacttCATCCAACTTATAAGCTGAGTTTTGAACTAGATATTGATAATTgatattaagtttaataattttatttttaatgcttGTAACACATTAATGGTATACAAGAGGAggtataatttaataataatatcaatcctaataaaaaatacgttaaaaagatataaagtaaataaaaaaaatattctcttaaACTCATTAAAACTCAATTGAATATCAAAATTGTTTCTACGTTCGGAACTTTTAGGGGCATAATTAGAATAATCTATCTCTAGTTAGATGAAGCCtcctcaaaaaaattaaatttgttttaaattaatattttttatagtatttttatatcatttaaatattaaaaataatttttaaaaaataaaaaaatattattttgatgtattttcaaataaaaattactttaaaaaaaaatcacaaccacactgtcaaacacatCAAAAGCTACAAGAAAAACTGTCTCACATGATCATCATGGCTTTGGCAAGCAAAGTGGATAAAGTTTGATAACGCGATGAAGCATTTCATGGGTAGAGTTTCGTGGATTTTTAGTCTTTTTGGAGTAGCCTTGTTCATGGGTATTGTTTTGTGGATGAAGGGGTATCAACCTTGTTCATGGGTATTGTTTTGTGGATGAAGGGGTATCAACCTTGTTCATGGGTATTGTTTGGtggatttttagttttgttttggaGAATAAATCATTTTCGAATCTTTTAATCGAAATTCtaaccaaataattaattagcttACAGTTTCCAtctcttcatatatatataactgcATGCACTTTTCCTCAAATGGATCTGCCAACCTACTTCTTCATACATCTGCTTGACCATGCATGATTTGGAGTTGAAGCAGCAGTCTccgaaacatatatatataaacaagagATTGGTGGATTCATTGTCCTGGATGATTAACCAGTCATGAGGGAAAAGGAACCGCTAATTAGGAGTTACCAAGATGAGAAATTACACcagtttcaataatttttcagCCACACATTAATGTGCCAACGTTATCAATGTCTAGAACCTGGAATCGCCATGTTTTGGTAAGAAAATAAGCTGTAGAACAAATTTTACAAGCAGCATCGGAACTTGAAAAATCATCTGACAGTGAGTTGAAGCATCTTGGACACAAAAGAAAGTTAACATGTCCGGGGTTTTTTCCAGCTAGCTGTCACTTGGCTTTCATTTTGAAACCTGGCTGGCAAACAAGATGATCTCACACGGATAGCCTGTGGCTTCAGTAACTCTTAGCTTGAGTACCCTGATCAGCAAACCGTTTCCACCCTTCAGCAGATCATCTTTGGCATCACTATCTGAAGTATCAGTCGGTGAACGAGTCTCGATCGGTGGATCAAGAGGAATTGATTTCAAGGGGTGGTTATGGGGTGGGACAATGTGATAATGTTAACGTCAAAGCGCAGCGTTTTTTTGGCTTTCTTCACATGATTAGTGCCCTTACCAGTTTCTAATGATGCTAGACTTGAAGAAGCTATCTCGGTCATCTTCTTCCCGGAGCTGAAGTGCGGCTGCCGCTCTTTATGAGATGTATATGTGTCATCTTCATCCGCATTAGTCCACTCTATATTCAGATCAAAAGAATGACCACCATCAATTGAGGCTCCCATCTCCTTGCCACACACAGTAGAATTTCTCTTTGCCTCATAAGATTCTGGGGTTTTATTGCTGTTAAAGAAACTAGGCGCTGCTTCTTGATTTGTCCAAGAAACTGTCCTCTGACGTTTTTGAGCACCTTGATCATTGCCGTTCTCCACTCCTGCATGTCCTCTTCCAGATTCTATTGAATTACTCGCTAACATTTCCTTGCCACTTCCACTAGAATTTCTCTTTGCCTCATCATAAGATTCTAGGGTTTTGTTGCTGTTAAAGAAACTAGGCCCTGCTTCTTGATTTGTCCAAGAAACTGTCCTCTGACGTTTTTGAGCACCCTCACCATTGCCATTCTCCAGTAGTACTCCTGCATCTCCTCTTCcagattttattgaatttctctctttccttttcaacTGGCATACTACATGATCGCTAGTATTATCAGGAAGACTAATCTCAAGCATATGCCAACTTACTCTACCTCCATTATGGCTCTTGTTACTCTTGTAAACAAATCTTTTCTTTGACCCAATGTTCTTTTTTGTCTCACTACATGTCATGCTACGAAGCGCACATTCTTGATGCCAGGTACCAATATTATTACCAACTGACCTATCAATTCTTGAGCTTCCATGATCAGTgccactcttcttcttcaatcttgtaaagaaaaaaagagaccaAGGTCTTGGtctatttttctcttcaa from the Populus nigra chromosome 1, ddPopNigr1.1, whole genome shotgun sequence genome contains:
- the LOC133672001 gene encoding UBP1-associated protein 2A-like — its product is MVKKRKPTSKPQQSSSSKQPKIEKPPQPPPPSSEAEEVAAVVEEEEEEEEEEEEEEDSSSSETESGDSGSEEEEESESESESEEEESEDSKRETISKILQPFTKELLIKILKEAASTDPCIATELFNSVDSDPVHRKIFVHGLGWDAHNETLISVFKKYGEIEECKIVTDKATGRSKGYGFLLFKTRIAARKALKEPQKKVGNRTVSCQLASLGKGQNQKQDNNSDVSLRKLYIGNVGPQISVENLRDFFAQFGEIEDGPSGFDKSTRKFRGFAFIVYKSLEGIRKALEEPVKVFEGLKLQCSLSTKNSSGGGGNANVAEASSAGSGNNAGVVQGNLGIQGLLNQGMVGQSVNPTGAVFLGQNPALGVLNPVLGLGVGAGGMLNQTGLSPLFPGGVSQPLNRVGNVGPSIGLGAGFTTQHGINTISNSMIGSYNSQAALQGLGAYQSSQLSQPSASAARSQAGIGSVPSYFGR